The Entelurus aequoreus isolate RoL-2023_Sb linkage group LG11, RoL_Eaeq_v1.1, whole genome shotgun sequence genome includes the window AGTTagaggggaacagcacttttttttgttattgtgcctatcagtcacaatccttatgtaaaacaacaacaaatctgtttttccttttttattgatTTCTAAATTGTAACTAAATGCGATCAGAAGTCAGCTgacaaagccctttaaaaaacatcccaacacctccattaaggttttatatacatgctgtaaatatacatgtaatgtagtaacgggcacatttataataacatttaatatctacatattttgctcattttaagcaaacgCGGCGCATTAatataaaaaacgcatcacaacgttcactttgtttccccaacaacatcactgattatcactcactgcagacttcatgagagccaacaacataataaaacataacttactgcacaatgtctgctgtcattaggatgcagactgatagaatcgtaaatggagtattgttggcgctttttggatagtTTTTAATTGGGTTTTATTGGTGGAATAAAGGACCTCTCATTGACgccactgtaagcagacttttatttacgagttagaatgctttaaaaagaatacatccgtcgtcatgtctttcataatgattgtgaacgacagataaaattcccaaaaaagtggagTTCCCCTTCAAGCTTTGTAGAAAATTGTTTTTTGGTCTGAATAAGATATACTGTATCATAGTTGTCAATCAGGGTTGTCTCACACAAATACGCTTCTTGGGCGTAAATTATATTCCAGGGCGAAAAAATAGATGCTGGTTCCTTataccccagcaggcacaagacattgaaacaacattgagaacttctTGGATTAGGTCCTTAGGTTGAGCAACTCAAaactaacgttggaacaacatgctttttgacaatatttaaacaatgttggattttgaccttgatttgacaattgaattttggtcattctcCAACCAATatattacaacacaaatacgttgaaacaacaagctttttgacaacgtttatccaatgtcaggttgtgacgtagaTTTGACCTTTTAAATGTTGTAATTtcacaaccaacaacgtggatccaacattagacatcaacgttgtctcaatttacaaatacaaatattttgcaACGCTATTTCAAAGTCAATTTTAaaggatatatatgtataatcaacattgtatcaatgtcttgtgcctgctgtgaCGCAGAGCACACACACTGTGCATAGGGCCGCATTTGTGTgaagaagcgcatgtaaaatgtcaaataatgtATGATAGAGTGCTCTGTATAAAATGTGAAACATATTTCTAGTCTCTTCCTGCTATGTCattgataagaatataatggaAATTTAGCCAGGGGTTTCTATATTACAGTTTAACTGGTTAGTGAAATTGTGCACTTTACCAAACACTGCTTTTTGTAACATAACATTATAACCACACTTTACATGGTTGGACCAGGATATACAGGATATTCACTTTTTCcaaattttgttatgttacagcttaaTTCCAAAATGGATTTAAGTTAattttggtcctcaaaattcgacagccaatatcccataatgacaatgtgaaaagtttttttttttgtcaatttgaaaatgtattaaaataaaaatgaaaataaatcacatgtacataagtattcacagaacTTTGCTAAttttttgttgatgcaccttatagcctcaaatctttttgaatacgatgcctctAGCTTGGCCCAGCAATCGTTggacagtttcgcccattcctctttgccttTTCctctgcagcacctctcaagctccatcaggttggatggcaagcataggttttcatccaggatgtctctgtacattgctgcattcatctttccctctatcctcacTAATCTCCCAGTTCTTGCCActaaaaaacatccccacagcatgatgctaccaccaccatgcttcactgttgggatggtattggtctggtgatgagtggtgcctggtttcctccagaCATGATGCCTGGCATGCAGGCCAAAGAGTTTAATGTTTGTCTCGTCAGACCAGAAAATTTTGTTTCTCTTGGTCTGAGAGTTTTTTAGGTGTATTTTGGAAAACGTTTTACTaaggaatggcttccgtctggccactctatcatacaggcctgattggtggattgctgcagaggtgtttgtccttctgtaaggttctcctctctctgcagaggaatgctgtagctctgacagagtgaccatctggttcttggtcacctccctgactagactaagatgaatgcagcaaaatacagagacatcctggataaaaaacAACTTCCCatccaaagaggaatgggcggaaCTGCCCAAAGATTGGTgtgtcaagcttgtggcattgttttaaaaaaaaaaccaaggcTGCAATTGCTGCCAAAAGCGCATCAACATAGTAttaagcaaaggctgtgaatacttatgtacatgtgatttttttgtttgtttcgtattattaataaatatgcaacatttaaacAAATATGTCACATTGTCGTTATGGGGTTGTGTCTGTAGAATTTTAGGGACACAAATGAATGTGTTCCATTTAGGAAAAAGACTGTGACATAACAAAATTTAGAAAAGTTAAGCActgtaaatactttccggatgcactttaCGCTTGCAGCTCATTGAAATACGAAGGACCTGCAGGCAACTGCCGCAAACAGCAACTTTAACTGATTGACCACATTACCATagaataatattaaaaataaatggcCTTTGTATATTTAGAGGCCAACATGAGTCTGATTGTTACATTTGTGTTGTGACTGATGTTTTTTCTATATTGCAGGTGCATTTGTTTATAGTAAGTACACCATTTTTGATTGTCACAGTTACAAAGCATGCACATACGAGTATTTCATCATGCTGTAGGAGGAAGCATgcctatgttactgcatacagtaCAACACAAGGTAGAAGATACAGTAGAACCAGAGAATGTTTACTGTATTGTATTAATAGATGACCCTTGAATGTTAATACAGAAATACATGGATTTGTTTTGTAGGAGatatcaatgttttctttaaCCTGTGAAATTGTTTTCTGGCAGACTATGAAAGGCTTCGAATCGTAGGACTGGTCTGTTCAGGCCTTTTGTTTATCGGAGGACTCTGTGTCTTACTGCGTAAGTGTCACATCCAAACATTAAATTAGTTAAGTTGTCAATAAGAAGAGCTTaaagtttgcgtgtactaaaacatgtgccaacttgatagcacatgcaaagctgatctactaaacttgtgaggATTGTGTCGCTAAGtactaaacccaaaaccagtgaagttggcacattgtgtaaatcgtaaataaaaacagaatacaatgatttgcaaatccttttcaactaatattcaattgaatacactgcaaagacaagatacttaatgttcgaactaagaaacatattttttttgcaaataatcattaacttagaatttaatggctgcaacacattacaaaaaagttggcacaggggcatttttactactgtgttacatggcctttccttttaacactcagtaaacgtttgggaactgaggagaccaatttttgaagcttttcaggtggaattctttccctttcttgcttgatgtaaagcttaagttccacgcttcataatgcgccacacattttcaatgggagacaggtctggactacaggttggccagtatagtacccgcactcttttactacgaatccacgctgttgtaacgcttggcttggcattgtcttgctgaaataagcaggggcgtccatgaaaaaaacgttgcttggatgtccATATGttgcctgtatgtacctttcagcattaatggtgtcttcacagatgtgtaagttatgcATGCCTTGggcgctaatacacccccataccatcacagatgctggctttctaACTTTGcgccagtccggatggttcttttcttctttgtttcGGAGTACATggcgtccacaatttccaaaaccaatttgagatgtggactcgtccgaccacagaacacttttccattttgcactagtccatcttaaatgagcttgggcccagcgaagcccgcagcgtttctggatgttgttgataaatggctttcgctttgcatagtagagttttaacttgcacttacagatgtagcgacaaactgtagttactgacagtggttttctgaagtgttcctgaacccatgtggtgatatcctttacacgctgatgttgctttttgatgcagtaccgcctgagggattgaaagtcacgggcattcaatgttggttttcagccttgccgcttgcgtgcagtgatttctccaaattctcggaactttttgatgatattatggaccgtagatggtgaaatccgtaaattccttgcaatagctcattgagaaatgttgttcttaaactgttcgacaatttgctaacgcatttgttcataaagtggtgacccttgccccatccttgtttgtgaatgactgagcatctcatggaagctgcttttatacccaatcatggcacccacctggtcccaattagcctgttcacctgtgggatgttccaaataagtgtttgatgagcatacctcaactttatcagtcttttttgccacttgtgccagcttttttgaaacatgttgtaggcattaaattccaaatgagctaatatttgaaaaaaaaacaaagtttaccagttcgaacgttaagtatcttgtctttgcagtgtattcaattgaatataggttgaaaaggatttgcaaataattgtattttgtttttatttacgatttacacaacgtgccaacttccctggttttgggatttgtaaGTAAAATAAAGACTGCAATCCATTTCTCATGTCTGTCTTAATGAATAtggagaatatatgctgatcatcacaaCAACCACAATACTGGGAGTAGGAGATGCAACAATAATCATtcagcacacgcaatgtgatttatttagTGAGGCTGAAACTGCTCTGCAGGCGCTATTTTGTGTCTTTATTTAGTTGGTAAAGTAATTGCAAACTGGCAGTTACGGACACGGTTGTGAGAATGCAGGTGATTGTGCTGCAAATACAGATGGTGGACAGTGAATCTTGCATCCTACGTATATGTGTCAACATAAttagactgtcaaaaataaaaactattggACATATCGCCTCTTCAACAACATCATTTTGgacttttatagctgctggatggcttaaatggctgattaaaacaaactcagctgatgcgttttggtgtctgctggcgttttttttaatcaaatgctgttctttctttttttttatagaaaatgtattatcataatatatctcctatatgaaaaaaaagattataatatgcattttattgcGTTTGGATCATTCCAGGTGCATGAATGCGCTACTGTTGTGATGGTCCCTAGCCTCCTCGCAAAGCGTGTCAGCTAGCTAAAAATGGTTTCTGTTGTCCTAAAATAATAGTACTAATATGACATGCAATTTCATAGATTGCACAAGCTGTTTTGCGAGTGGTGTGTGGAGCGTAGTAGATCAGTCCCTCCAACTGAAGTGctagctggcaaatttcactacaAAATACACCCTTCCAGGTCTTTAGAAACAAATTGGTACCAAGTTTTGAGAAAACACAtgtggtgcattcaagtaacACATAAAAACGTTCCTGCATGAAATTAACATTTTAATCTTTGATCCAGCAAGCCAGAAATGACTCATTTGAGAAATTAGCAGATACATGTGATATAACCATTAATATAGACATTTATGCTAATAGCGtgttgattttaaaagtttgggtgttttaacaaaaaatacattaaaaaataatttaggtAAGAGGACTGTGCTGACACTGGggctttttccaccaaaagttcaggaatcTTCAGTTCCTGTAATCTTTACTCCCTTGaactataggttcctgtagaatCAGATAGTTTAAAATTAAGGATTTTTTGACACATCAATGCATCTTTGTGAAATTTATATCAGCATTGACACAATGTGAATATGTTCTCACAAGAACCAGATTACTTTTAATGTAATCGAGTTTCACCAAAGCTTTCTTTTCACAGACAACAAGTGCAGCCGGAAGcccaagtaagaattgtttttctACTTTTTAACTCTCTCATCCAGTGAATATCTAAACAGCCCCCCAATTCCTTAACTGCCATTGTAATCCACACATTTATGGTTTACCTTAGGAAAGAAGATGACAGCAGTGAAATCTGATATGGAACCTGACAAACCAGTTTTCTTGTCGAAGAACAGCAGACAGGCAATGGGTGGAGATAAAGGGTGGGTGGGCGGTTTGGAGGAAGCCACGCCATCTTAGAGAAACCTGCACATATAAAAGAAATGGTAAAGAAGAAGTCCAGTTACTTATTTGTTTTCAATGTATATTCTTATAAAATCATCCATGATCCATGCCTTGTTCAACCATGGAagttatatatctatatctacaaAAGCCATATCCTATTAGTTACTCTATTATAAACACACAGTAGCTTGATGTTTGGTCATTATTGTTGCTCTATGTTTGTAGGGTAAAGTTAAATGTTACCTGTGGTTAAACATGTCAATCATACAAACATGTTCCAAAAACATTTGGTGCGTGATGTGGACTCAATTAAAACCTAGTTGGAAACAGTTGCATCATTTCAGTTCTCTATGTTTACAACACTTATGTCCTCCATTCACAGTATTTCCAGTGCATACATGTTGCATTAATTTACTATAATAAAACATTGCAGGCATCGATCATCATAACAACGACGAAGTATGTCTTAGTATAACCTCTACTGAAGTTAATCAACCTCCTAAACAAACTGTTGACATGTTCTTTCTTGATAAGCAAACACAAGAAGCGCCCCTCCTTCTCGAGATTCTTAACCCCTGACCCAGGACCAGCGTACACGCCCCTCGAACGTAACCTCTTGCGCTTGTCGCACAACTGAAACCGAGCTGGGATCAGTACGCTTTTTTCGCTTCCCCTTTCTAAAAAAGCCCTGCCAACCTGTAGAGCGTTTCAGTAAAGAAGGGTGTTGACGCACGGAGCAGTCGACAAGTCCCAGCTATTACTTGACATTGTCTTCGTTTTTTGGACTTCAGCTCGTCAAGGGTAAGTTTATCAAACGCATTAGTTTTAGTGTTTTAAGCGAGTTTATATCTCCTCCAGTTcataaaatgtgctaaaaaaaatgtccatctttttttctttttcttttttacaaacTCAGCTATTCTTTTATGCTAGTTGTAAGCTAGCTCGTACTCACTAAACAGGTTTAAAACCTATTTTTAAATCACTACATTTTACACACAATTATGTcaacttaatttaaaaaatatttgtatgtatataagtcATCATTTGTCCTTTGTATCTAGAAGCACACTGTTCGCACACTGAATACAATTCAATATGTAGGGGCAACTTGTAATACACATAATACGATAAATGAATCATCATAAGGATGTCGTTTGTGCCACACCAATTTTTAATGTGCTTTTTATTACATCTAACTGCTGTATCCGGCAATTGTGTGTGTGAAATTGCCACCTGATAAATGCAGTGCTGATAACATTTTGCTACTACTCTTTACGATAATGTAAATGGTCgtcatcagtggttctcaaactgttttcGCCGAGTACCACCTTGGCTCTCTAAGTAGCACCATAATTACCacactaaaatacagtagcacagtagacctaaatagtcaataaaaacaaggcagaggttttatttaacaagtatatttaatatttttgaccgaTACAGATAGCTTgaccagtaacactgtgtttgaatatttaattgattatttggcgtaccactataggaagcccgcgtaccactatcATAGTTTTGGAATCACTGGTCTATATTAATTTGCACTGACTAAAATGTCTGTTGTATAAATGGCATCGAGCGTTGCCAGATAGGGAATGACAAATTGTCGTACCAGAAGCTTAAAATTGTAGTATTTTGAATAAATATTGTTCATACCCAATTTGCCTTTGCTTTGGACCACCTGCTACAGGAAGAAATTACAATATTACCTGGTTATAATGCAGATTTACAACGCCCCAtcctgtttgtgtttgctaatgggtgagggccgacatccgggcaactgagctacatacgggttcttcgagccatagcaaccagactggcgttgaaaacaaaccgttgccattactctttaacctgtcgacctacgctggttaaacccgtcattctgcctccaaaatgcagaaaaactgtgttgtttttggttgtgctaaccacaactggaaacagggaaaacaaaggttgtattttgttctgccaaagcgtgataaaagcccacagagacgagacaaatggctcgcagctttacactgggaaaacgaggacggttctcactggagtcccccaaagtcccgggtcgtgtgttcggatcacttcgtttctggtaaatataaggaacaaaaatccaccttcttaaccacaacttggctatacgtccgtgctaatgttgtacttgttgaatttgtaccttataacgttcgacagctgaagttgttgttgtacaaaaataacatgcggtatatactatatagtctatagcctagctagctattttcgaaaaccggacaacgagaggataccaaaggcagcgttaagatggacaccaccggaaaaacgtaagccagggcggccaaagaacacctggcgaagaacagttgaaggggagctgaaagagatgaagcttacatggggcgaggcacagagacgagcacagcagcgagatgaatggcgtcgagtcgtcgaagccttatttcccatccgggaagaagaggattaagttaagtaagtaatatactatatagtctatagcctagctagctattttcgaaaaccggtttcgttataCACTagcacttgatcttgttgttgataacttccgcgtctctttcttagtagcgcgcaggctaagctaactagcaagctaagctaagcctgagaagctttaaagttcactgagacgagtctgacgcaaataatacattttcgttttttcacacgatatgcgaataagtaaaaatgcgtaaatgaaggatttaacgccgacttccaagccacaacgctcgttaaatgctttttctgtcaatgctgtgttcgctgtgagctggtttgttttcaacgaattcccggttgctaggggattggtaggcggaagtgacgtaggtccgccctcacccatagccGTGGTTTGAAGCGGTCAAATTATCGTACATTATgggtagggatgggaattgataccaTTTTTCCagttctgcttaacgattcggttctttATCGGTTCTCTTGTTGAttcttattttgtaaaaaaaattacaaaaagatggattagcatcaattttgtttagtttagagctaaCATGACATTACATGTTAGCTTAAGAAGAAAATAGCATAGAAAACTCTTgagaataaataaatgggttatacttgtatagcgcttttctaccttcaaggttctcaaagcgctttgacagtatttccacatttacccattcacacacacattcacacactgatggcgggagctgtcatgcaaggcgctaaccagcagccatcagaggcaaagggtgaagtgtcttgcccaaggacacaacggacgtgactaggaaggtagaaggtggggattgaaccccagtaaccagcaacactcctattgctggcacagccactctaccaacttcgccacgccgtttgtttgtttgtttgtttgtttcgaaaacaaacaaaaaagttcaTAGAAGGGTAGTCAAAATAAGTTGATGCTTCAGTCAGTGAAGACATGTTCAATGAAAGAAAATGGGTATTTTAAATGAATGTACACAACGTTGTATACTAATGCACATACTTAAAACATACATACACCACTACTCTAAAACGATCTAATCTATAAACggtagaaacatttttttaaagcctgcagcttcatttttttttgctgatgCTCTCACTTCTCTCATCACACACACTACAACTCACACTTCCTCActagtgtgtcttctcatgtgccTTTTCAACGTATgtgtttgtacaaaacctttagcacaaattgaacaggaaaaaggttttttgtcagcgtgcgttctcatgtgtgctttcaaattaaataaaacatttctgtagaatttaacaagaTAAAACATATgtgtaacatttttaaaacttttaggaATATTTGTCACCTGCCTAGAAAATATATCGTGCAACGGTTTGTTCAGATTTACGAGGTGAAAcaatgacataggctcataacatgcaacacaagatatttcaagcttTCTTTTGATGTaatgttgatgattatggcttacatcttatgaaaaccttgaattgaaaatctcagaaaatgtggggttttcaaaaaccgtaaatcatgatcatcaaaatgataataaacaaaggcttgacatat containing:
- the fxyd11 gene encoding FXYD domain-containing ion transport regulator 11; the protein is MGNLTLVAVIAVLFTLFTETEASAFVYNYERLRIVGLVCSGLLFIGGLCVLLHNKCSRKPKKEDDSSEI